The following coding sequences are from one Deltaproteobacteria bacterium window:
- a CDS encoding DUF1538 domain-containing protein, with the protein MIKNRFIKQLFNSFIDLLPILVVVLLFQTLIIRQPIPDVTNLIFGMLLVILGLTFFIEGLEQALFPIGEAMAYDFARKGSLSWLLVFAFSLGFGATVAEPALIAVADEASSIAADGGMIENTEDAKASYSFGLRLTVALSVGFAILIGVVRIIRGWPLHYLIISGYCGIVIMTAFSPDEIIGIAYDSGGVTTSTITVPLVTALGVGLASAIKGRNPMLDGFGLIALASLTPIIFVMAYGMII; encoded by the coding sequence ATGATAAAAAACCGTTTTATAAAACAACTCTTTAACAGTTTTATCGACCTCCTTCCTATTTTAGTTGTCGTGCTGCTTTTTCAAACTCTCATTATCCGACAGCCAATTCCAGACGTTACTAATCTGATCTTCGGTATGTTATTGGTTATTCTGGGGCTGACTTTTTTTATCGAAGGACTGGAACAGGCTCTCTTCCCCATTGGCGAAGCCATGGCTTACGATTTTGCCCGTAAAGGCAGCTTGTCCTGGTTATTGGTTTTTGCTTTTTCCCTTGGATTTGGTGCTACCGTTGCGGAACCGGCACTTATTGCCGTGGCAGACGAGGCATCCTCTATCGCTGCCGATGGTGGAATGATTGAAAATACGGAGGATGCGAAAGCCTCCTACTCATTTGGCCTTCGATTGACAGTTGCATTGTCTGTAGGTTTTGCAATATTGATCGGTGTTGTTCGTATTATTAGAGGTTGGCCCTTGCATTATCTAATAATATCAGGTTACTGCGGTATTGTTATTATGACCGCATTTTCACCTGATGAAATTATCGGGATCGCTTATGATTCGGGCGGAGTGACCACATCAACCATTACCGTACCACTGGTTACTGCATTGGGTGTTGGACTTGCTTCGGCAATCAAAGGCCGTAATCCCATGCTTGATGGTTTTGGTTTGATTGCTTTGGCTTCTCTGACTCCAATTATATTTGTTATGGCTTACGGAATGATTATATGA